In Sphingopyxis sp. 113P3, one DNA window encodes the following:
- the pnuC gene encoding nicotinamide riboside transporter PnuC → MSELEWLAAALVLINVALVARRSIWNYPFALVAVSLYAIVFFEAKLYSDMLLQGFFFALNIYGWWNWLRAKEEKGVPVGWLARRDRQFWMIATIAAWAAWSAMMQRFTDAAAPWADGGIAMASIAAQALLARRRVESWWLWILVDLIAVPLFAWRGLYATSAVYVVLLGISIAGLAQWRRAAADGTLLA, encoded by the coding sequence ATGAGCGAGCTCGAGTGGCTGGCGGCAGCGTTGGTGCTGATCAATGTGGCCTTGGTCGCGCGGCGGAGCATATGGAATTACCCCTTCGCGCTCGTAGCGGTCAGCCTCTATGCAATCGTGTTCTTCGAGGCGAAACTCTACAGCGACATGCTGCTCCAGGGCTTTTTCTTCGCGCTCAATATCTATGGGTGGTGGAACTGGCTGCGCGCGAAGGAGGAAAAGGGCGTCCCGGTCGGATGGCTCGCGCGCCGCGACCGCCAATTCTGGATGATCGCGACAATCGCGGCGTGGGCCGCATGGAGCGCCATGATGCAGCGCTTCACCGATGCAGCGGCCCCCTGGGCCGATGGCGGCATTGCGATGGCGAGCATCGCGGCGCAAGCCTTGCTTGCACGGCGCCGCGTCGAAAGCTGGTGGCTGTGGATTCTGGTCGATCTGATCGCGGTGCCCCTCTTCGCATGGCGGGGCCTCTATGCGACGAGCGCGGTCTATGTCGTGCTGCTCGGCATTTCGATAGCGGGGCTGGCCCAATGGCGCCGCGCCGCGGCGGACGGGACGCTTCTGGCATGA
- a CDS encoding phytoene/squalene synthase family protein codes for MSEAGGYDAQALHGFAHDSIAQGSKSFALASQLFDRITRERVWLLYAWCRAADDLVDGQDHGGPMGVGHDAQAALARIRALTDRAFAGEPTGEAAFDALGLLLTEIVIPRAVIDDIIAGFELDADDWRPRSEADLLRYAYHVAGAVGVAMAHVMGIDPADETTLDRASDLGIAFQLANIARDIAEDAAADRCYLPDEWLAELDIPPGQHMHPAFRSRLSVMAKWLAEMAEEYEASARWGARKLRPRSRWAVLAATGIYGDIAREVRRRGDHAWDHRASSSLAAKLGWVARAGWSVLRRPPQRRISREGLWTRSRTEKGT; via the coding sequence ATGAGCGAAGCGGGGGGCTATGATGCCCAGGCCCTGCACGGCTTCGCGCACGACAGCATTGCGCAGGGCTCCAAAAGCTTTGCGCTCGCGAGCCAGCTGTTCGACCGGATCACGCGCGAGAGGGTGTGGTTGCTCTACGCCTGGTGCCGCGCCGCGGACGACCTGGTCGATGGGCAGGATCATGGCGGGCCGATGGGAGTGGGGCACGACGCCCAGGCGGCGCTGGCGCGCATCCGCGCGCTGACCGACCGCGCCTTTGCGGGCGAACCCACCGGCGAAGCCGCGTTCGATGCGCTCGGCCTTTTGCTTACCGAAATTGTCATTCCCCGCGCCGTTATCGACGACATCATCGCGGGCTTTGAACTCGACGCCGACGATTGGAGGCCGCGCAGCGAGGCGGACCTCCTCCGCTATGCCTATCATGTCGCAGGCGCGGTGGGCGTCGCAATGGCGCATGTAATGGGAATTGATCCTGCGGACGAGACGACGCTCGACCGCGCATCGGACCTTGGCATCGCTTTTCAGCTCGCCAATATCGCGCGCGACATCGCCGAGGATGCCGCCGCCGACCGCTGCTACCTGCCCGACGAGTGGCTCGCCGAACTCGACATTCCGCCCGGCCAGCACATGCACCCTGCCTTTCGTTCGCGGCTCAGCGTGATGGCGAAATGGCTCGCCGAGATGGCGGAAGAATATGAGGCGTCGGCGCGCTGGGGCGCGCGCAAGCTCAGGCCGCGAAGCCGCTGGGCGGTGCTCGCCGCGACCGGCATCTATGGCGACATCGCACGCGAGGTCCGCCGCCGCGGCGACCATGCCTGGGACCACCGCGCGTCGAGCTCGCTTGCCGCCAAGCTCGGCTGGGTGGCGCGCGCCGGCTGGTCGGTCCTGCGCCGCCCGCCGCAGCGGCGGATCAGTCGCGAAGGGCTGTGGACGCGGTCACGGACGGAGAAAGGGACATGA
- a CDS encoding AAA family ATPase has protein sequence MTRHICLHGAESTGKSTLAPRISARLGAVVVPEYGRLYAEANGTAFEEADLLAIFDGHVAATRAARAERPEWLISDTDPLMTQAWAIMLLGRRLPAIDAWQDTADFYLVPAMDLPWREDGTRLFGSVADRRRFMEVAIGELDRRTLPWAWVEGEGDARLESALAALRAGGLG, from the coding sequence ATGACGCGGCACATCTGCCTCCATGGCGCCGAAAGCACCGGAAAGTCGACGCTCGCCCCGCGCATTTCGGCCCGGCTCGGCGCGGTCGTCGTGCCCGAATATGGCCGTCTCTATGCCGAGGCGAACGGCACCGCGTTCGAGGAGGCGGATCTGCTCGCGATCTTCGATGGCCATGTCGCAGCGACCCGCGCGGCGCGGGCGGAGCGTCCCGAGTGGCTGATCTCTGATACCGACCCATTAATGACGCAGGCATGGGCAATCATGTTGCTCGGTCGCCGCCTGCCGGCGATCGATGCATGGCAGGATACCGCTGACTTCTACCTCGTTCCCGCGATGGACCTGCCATGGAGGGAGGATGGCACCCGTCTTTTCGGGAGCGTCGCGGACCGGCGGCGGTTCATGGAAGTGGCAATCGGCGAGCTCGATCGCAGGACGCTCCCCTGGGCCTGGGTCGAGGGCGAAGGGGACGCCCGGCTCGAAAGCGCGCTGGCGGCGCTCAGGGCCGGAGGACTGGGATAG